CGGCCTTCAACAACGCAGGCTTTGCGCTTTTCCCCGACAGCCTGTCGGGCTGGGTCGGCGATCCTTTGGTGAACCTCGTCATTCCGGCGCTGTTGATCCTTGGCGGGCTTGGCTTCACGGTCGTGGCCGACCTGCGCCGCATCGGGGGCTGGCGGGGCCTGACCGTGCACGGCAAGCTGATGCTGGTCGGCACCGCCGGGCTGCTCGTCTGGTCGACGGTCAGTTTCGCCGCGCTGGAATGGACGAACCCCGCCACGCTGGGACAATTCGAAAGCCCGGCCACGCGGGCGCTGGCAAGCTGGTTTCAGGCGGCCACCACCCGGACCGCGGGGTTCAACACCGTCGACATCGCAGAGCTGGAAAACGGCACCACATTGATGTTCATGACGCTGATGGTGATCGGTGCGGGCTCGACCTCGACCGGGGGCGGGATCAAGGTGACGACCTTCATCGTGCTGTTGCTGACCACCGCCGCGGTGTTTCGCCGTCGCCCCAGCGTCGACGTGTTTGGCCGCCGGCTGGGGCATGACCAGATCATGAAGGTTCTGGCCCTGGCGATGGTCAGCGTTCTGGCGATCCTGATCGCGCTCTTCACCCTGCTGTTGTTTCACGAGGGCGATTTCCTCGATCTCGCGTTCGAGACGGTTTCGGCCTTCGGAACCGTGGGGCTGTCGCGCGGCGTCACCGGCGATCTGGACGCGGCGGGCCGGATCGTGATCATGGCGATCATGTTCATGGGCCGCGTCGGTCCGTTGACCTTCGGTTTCCTGCTGGCGGTACGGCGCCGGCGGCGCATCGCCTATCCCGAAGGCACGGTCTATCTGGGCTAGAACCCGCGCGATCCACAAGATCCGGGCGCGTGTTCATGGATTCTTCGCAGATCCCCCCTACGTTAAGAGTGTCGAAACGATACCGCCTTCCGGGCCGTCGGGGCTTGGGGGCGGTTCGGACGACATGAACGACCAAAACTGCCGGTCCGCGAACGATCCGGTTCGCCCCGGCCAAAAAAGACAGGAAAGAACAAAATGGCTCTTCACTTTACACATATCGACGAAACCCGGGCGAAGGGCGTCATCGACGACGTCCATGCCTTTGACATCGTGACCAATGACGGCGGCGCCACCGGGCAAATCCATACCTGGAAAAAGGTCCTGGCCGACCGCGCCGTGGACACCGTGGCCGACATGCGGTCGCTGACCTATGAACTGGTGGCGTTTTACCGCAACGAACAGCGCAGCCGGTATATTGCCGCGCGTCCGTTTTCGGGCCGATAGGGGCCCTGTACGGCCTTCGGGCGGCACGCAGCACATTCCCAGCATCGCAAGCAGCGCAAAGGGCACAGCCAGTGGTGGCGACGCCCTGCCCGGGCAGTCCTGCAAGCCGCCGATTTGGGGCATGCCTCTGCTGACGGCGCTGCGTGACGCCCCGCTGCATGCACGGCAATTTACGTACTGGCCCCACAAAACACACTCTGTTGCCCGCTCTTCGCCCCACCTCTGAAGAAGATCCTTCCTCATCAATGAGAGGGAACCGAGAGGATGGAACGCCGGGACAGAGGTTTGCACCGAAACGTCAGGGGCTTTCTGCACCGCGAAGACGGGTCCATCGTCGTCTTCGCGCTTTTCGTCTTCGTGGCGATGGTGATCGCCGGGGGTATGGCCGTCGATCTGTTGCGCGCGGAAGATCAAAGAACACGCCTTCAGGCCACGCTTGACCGTGCGGTTCTGGCAGCGGCGGATCTTGACCAGACCGGCGACACCGAGGCGATCACGGAAATTGTCTATGACTATTTCCGGCGCGAAGGGCTGGCCGATCACCTGGTCGATGTGCGCGTAAAACCGGACATCGCCGGGCGGACGGTGGGCGCGTCGGCGTCGTTCAGGCTGGACACGTTCTTTCTGCGCATGGTCGGGGTCGACGAGGTGTCCTCTGGCGTGGCCGGCGTCGCGCAGGAGTTCATACCCAACCGTGAAATCTCCCTCGTCATCGACATTTCCGGATCGATGCGCTGGGACGACCGGATGACCCGGCTGAAGCCCGCGGCCAAGACATTCGTCAAGACGGTGCTTGACCCGACCGAAAACGCGCGCGTTTCGATCAACGTCATCCCCTATGCCGGGCAGGTCAATCCGGGCCCAGAGATGTTCGACTACCTTGGCGGGGTGCGACAGGGCGGTGGAAACTATTTCGAGGAATGGCCGCAGGACATTTCCAACATCGTCACCTATTTCGACACCGATGACGACGGCCTCATCGACATCATGGCGAAGGTCGAGGATTTCCCCGACGCCGGACAGCCGGGCCATATCAGCAACGATGCGGATGCGTTCTTCAGCCAGATGGTTGAGGGTATCGTGGAGTCCGCCGGGGGCGTGCTGGACGGTGCCAGCGTGATCGGTGCCTCGATCAAGGGCGGCGTGCAAAGCGATGCCTATTTTGCCATTGCCGACAATAGCAACGGCGATGCGCCCGACATCGGGCCGACATGGAACACGGGCGGCGCGCCCAAGGGCATCACCGAAATCGATACGCTTTCCTACGGCGAACTCGACCTGACCGGGCCGCTTGTCGGCGGGTCCTGCCTTGAACTCGGTCAGGGCGATTTCGACGGCACCGGTCTCCCGGCGGCGGGGTCCTATGCGCAGACGCCGCTGTTCATGAAATGGGCCATTGCGGCGGACGTGATGGACTGGGGGTGGTGCCCGCAGGACGACACCGCGATTCAGTACGCCCAGAATGATCTGGAAACGATCGGCGACTATATCGACGCGCTGCGGATGCATGACGGAACGGGCACCCATTACGCCATGAAATACGCGCTGGCCCTGCTCGATCCCTCATCGCTGCCCGCGCTGGCGCATCTGGGGGCGCAGGGGCTTGTGCCCGATGACTATTCGGGTGTGCGCCCTGCCGCATGGCATGCGGACCAGACCGCGAAATTCATCGTTCTGATGACCGACGGGCAGATTACCGACCAGTACCGGCCGAAAGACCCGACAACCCCCCTGAATGCGACTGTCGAACTCGACCGGCAAAGCGGCAGCGTGACCAACACGCTGAGCGGGCGGGCCGACAACCTCGCGAACTTCTACGCGACCTGTCAGGCGGCCAAGGACAAGGGCGTCACGATCTTCACCATCGCCTATGAAGCGCCCGCCGATGCGAAGACAGAGATGCGGACCTGCGCCACCTCTGAATCGCATTTCTTCGATGCCAATACCTCTAACATCGCGTCCGTCTATTCCGCCATCGCCGGAAAGATCAACGCGCTGAGGTTGATCCATTGATGCGCGGCTTTCCCGGACATCTTCGGCGTTTCGGACGGGAGGAAGCCGGGTCATCAACGGTCGAGGTGGTGATCCTGCTGCCGATCCTGTTGTCGATCCTGTTGATGGCCGTGGAACTGGGGATCCTCGATGTGCGGCATGTGATGCTGTCGCGGGCGACGGATCTGGCCGTGCGGGAAATCCGCATCGGGGCTGGCGCGACACCGGATTTCGAAACCTTCCGGTCGCGGATCTGCGACTTCGCGATGGCCATTCCGAATTGCGAAGAGGTCATCCGTGTCGAGATGCGCTCTCTGCCGCCATCGCAATGGGCGACGATGACCCGCGATGCCATGTGTATCGACCGGGCGGAAGACATCGACCCCGCCGATAATTTCACCCATGGCGGCGAGAACGAGTTGATGTTCATCCGCGTCTGCGCGCTGTTCGATCCGGTCTTCCCCACGGCCATGCTGGGACATGCGCTGCCGAAGAACGCCGATGGCGAATACGGGTTGGTCGTCACCAGCGCCTTCGTCAACGAACCGGATGATGCGACATGAAAAGGCGCGTATTCTCCGGCTTTCGCAGCGATGAAGACGGCAGCATGGCGGTGGAATTCGTCCTGATGCTGCCAATGCTGATCTGGGCGCTTGGGGCGCTTTATGTCTATGTGGCGGTGTTTCAGGTTCGGGAAACGGCGACAAAGGCCACCTATACCATCGCCGATCTTTATTCCCGCCAGACCGATCCGGTGGACCAGAGCTTCGTCGACCAGACGGGAAATGTTCTGGCCTTCCTTGCCGGGCAGGGGGCGTCGCCGGCGATGCGCGTTTCGGTCATTCACTGTGCTGCTGATTGCGACATGCCCGACCGAACGCTGGCGCTGGACTGGTCGGCCGGGACCACGGGCGTTGCGGGCCTGACCGAGGCGGCGCTTGGCGCAAGCGGCATCGCGGCACGGGTGCCGACAATCGGGCTGGGCGACAGGGTGATCGTGGTCGAAACCAGGTTTCCCTTTGTGCCGCCGCTGGGCTTCGGGCTGCCGCCCCAACTGTTCGAGACGATGATGATCACGCCGCCGCGATTTGCCCCGCAACTGTGCTGGGAAACCTGCGCGAGTGGGGGTTAGAGCTGAACGCCCGCGGGGCGCATGGTGGCCGCCCTTCTGCGATGACCGGCCGTGTTCGCGTCGCTCTCGCACAACGGTTTGCGCCGCGGCCCCAGTGCCCCGCCGATATCGACAGTTTTCGCTATTTCCAGGGTTCTCGCTGCGCGGGCCGGGGAATTCTTAATCCTCTTTTTCTTGGTTCCAGCCACAAAAGTCAGAGTCCTTCGAAAAGCCAGGATCCGCAATGAAGGCGAGCATCTCGCGCACTATTGTTTCGGCAGTGATCGCGGCGGCGGTCATCGGTCTGGTTCTGGGTATGGTGCAGCACCAGCACACCCTGAAGAAGGCCGTGGCCGATGTGCGCGCCGACACCTATGCCGCGACGGACCAGATCGAACTCTTGCTGCGCAGTTTGCGGCTGTCGGCGGAGACCGTGGCCGATCGTCTGGACACGGGCGATCTTGCGACCAGCGGCCAGCCCGCGATGGAGGCCATCCGGAAAGAGAATATCGGTCTGAACGCAGTTCTTGTGATCGACGCGGATGGAATTGTCGTCGATGAGTTGTTCCCCGGCGGCACGGCGCTGGGGCTGGATGTATCAGACCGGGCCTATTTCCGTGTGCACCGGGATGGAGAGGTTCACAGCCACTATATGGGTGCCCCGATCCGGAACCGTTTCAATGGCGCGTGGAGCCTTCCGGTCAGCGTCGCGGTCCGCGATAGCAGCGGGGCATTTGCCGGGGTGGTCACGGTCGGCGTTCTGCAGGACTTCTTTGCGCAACTGAAGACGTATCTGTCGGCGGACGACAGCGAGATCTATTTCCGCGTGCGCCCGAATGGCGCGTTCATCGCGTTGTCCGGGGAAGCGGGGGCGCAGGACTTCGCAAAGGGCATCGCGGATGTCTTGGGGGGCGATACGGTTCGGGGCGAGGTTGGGGCCGGTGTGACGCGGCTGAACCTTGCCGGGGGGACGGCCTTTCTGCGCGAAAGCCCCTCTGGCCTGTTCGACGTCGTGGTCGTGCGCCCTGACGCGGGCTTGCAGGCCAGTGCGCTTGCCGCGGGGGTTTGGGCGGGCCTCGGCGCCTTCCTGCTTGCCGCGATTGTGCTGTTGGCCGCCGTCGCCCTGCGGTGGTCGGGGGCGCAGGCGCGGCAGGCGGCAGAGGACACCCGCGTCGCGCTGGACCGGCTGAACCGGCTGGCGGACAATACGCCCGGCGTTCTGAGCGAGTTCACGATTTCCGAGACCGGCGAGATCGACTTTGTCTATTTCAGCGCAAAGATGCCTGCGATGATGGGGATCACGGCCGACGCGCTGATGGCCGATGGACGGGCGATCGTCAGCCGTGTGCCCGAAGACGATGTCGGAGAGATCTTCGATGCGTTCGAACGAACGGCGCGGGATTTGAAGACCCTGACCTTCCGGCACCGCGTGCTTCACCCCGAAACCGGATTGCGGTGGATCCTTGCCACATGCTCGCCCGAACGTGCCGCGAACGGCACGATCCGGTATTTCGCAAGCAATGTCGACATTACCGATCAGGTGGAGGCCGAGCGGCGCCTTGCCGAGGCCGGGGAAGCGCTGCGGATCGCCCATGAACGTCTGAACACGCTCAACAACAACTCTGCCACGGCGCTGTTCGAGTACCGGATTTCTGCCGAGGGCGAGATCGACGTGCCCTATTTCAGCGACAAGCTGCCAGAGATCACCGGCGTGTCACGGGCCGAGATCGAGGCGGACGGCGCCGCATTCGAACGCCATGTCCACCCCGATGATTTTTTCGGTGTTCATGCGACCCTGGAAAAGGCCGGACGCGACCTGACGCCGGTGACCTTCAAGCACCGGCTGAACCACCCCACCAACGGCCTGCGCTGGGTTCTGGCCTCGGTCACGCCCAGTGCGCAGCCCGACGGGGCCATCGTGTTCTACAGCAGCATGCTGGACATCACCGACCAGATGTCGGCCGAGGAGCGCGCAGCGCAAGCGGGCGAAGAACTGAAACGCGCCCATGAACAGTTGAACTCGGTCGCCAATGTGGCGCCCGTGGGGATCTACCAGTTCCGGCTGTGTCCCGACGGGACGGGCGACTTTCCCTATACCAGCGGCCGGTTCGAGGAGCTTGTCGGCTATACGCGCGAGGAGATCGCCGAAATCAGGCTGGGCGTGTTCGACCGTATCCTGCCGGAAGACCGCGAGCGGGTGCTGGCGACGACCGTTGAAAGTGCCCGAACGCTTGAACCCTGGGCAGAACGCTTCCGCGTTCAGCATCCCGACCGCGGCGTGATCTGGTTGTCGGCGTCCTCGATCCCGCGGCGGGCAAAGGACGGGTCGGCCATCTTCGCGGGTGCCCTGCTGGATGTGACCGCGGATGTGGAGCGCGAGGAAGAACTCCGCCG
The genomic region above belongs to Rhodovulum sp. P5 and contains:
- a CDS encoding TrkH family potassium uptake protein, which encodes MPPPLALILVYAASIVLGTLLLKLPLAARVPISWSDAAFTATSAVTVTGLSVIDTGSVLTLFGQAVLLLLIQVGGLGLMTFAVLILTMLGLTVGVTHRQYLREDLNQTSVSGLLRLVRTIIGFVLVCELVGAGLLTLVFVPHLGWADGLWASLFHAVSAFNNAGFALFPDSLSGWVGDPLVNLVIPALLILGGLGFTVVADLRRIGGWRGLTVHGKLMLVGTAGLLVWSTVSFAALEWTNPATLGQFESPATRALASWFQAATTRTAGFNTVDIAELENGTTLMFMTLMVIGAGSTSTGGGIKVTTFIVLLLTTAAVFRRRPSVDVFGRRLGHDQIMKVLALAMVSVLAILIALFTLLLFHEGDFLDLAFETVSAFGTVGLSRGVTGDLDAAGRIVIMAIMFMGRVGPLTFGFLLAVRRRRRIAYPEGTVYLG
- a CDS encoding TadE/TadG family type IV pilus assembly protein gives rise to the protein MERRDRGLHRNVRGFLHREDGSIVVFALFVFVAMVIAGGMAVDLLRAEDQRTRLQATLDRAVLAAADLDQTGDTEAITEIVYDYFRREGLADHLVDVRVKPDIAGRTVGASASFRLDTFFLRMVGVDEVSSGVAGVAQEFIPNREISLVIDISGSMRWDDRMTRLKPAAKTFVKTVLDPTENARVSINVIPYAGQVNPGPEMFDYLGGVRQGGGNYFEEWPQDISNIVTYFDTDDDGLIDIMAKVEDFPDAGQPGHISNDADAFFSQMVEGIVESAGGVLDGASVIGASIKGGVQSDAYFAIADNSNGDAPDIGPTWNTGGAPKGITEIDTLSYGELDLTGPLVGGSCLELGQGDFDGTGLPAAGSYAQTPLFMKWAIAADVMDWGWCPQDDTAIQYAQNDLETIGDYIDALRMHDGTGTHYAMKYALALLDPSSLPALAHLGAQGLVPDDYSGVRPAAWHADQTAKFIVLMTDGQITDQYRPKDPTTPLNATVELDRQSGSVTNTLSGRADNLANFYATCQAAKDKGVTIFTIAYEAPADAKTEMRTCATSESHFFDANTSNIASVYSAIAGKINALRLIH
- a CDS encoding TadE/TadG family type IV pilus assembly protein, with product MRGFPGHLRRFGREEAGSSTVEVVILLPILLSILLMAVELGILDVRHVMLSRATDLAVREIRIGAGATPDFETFRSRICDFAMAIPNCEEVIRVEMRSLPPSQWATMTRDAMCIDRAEDIDPADNFTHGGENELMFIRVCALFDPVFPTAMLGHALPKNADGEYGLVVTSAFVNEPDDAT
- a CDS encoding TadE/TadG family type IV pilus assembly protein encodes the protein MKRRVFSGFRSDEDGSMAVEFVLMLPMLIWALGALYVYVAVFQVRETATKATYTIADLYSRQTDPVDQSFVDQTGNVLAFLAGQGASPAMRVSVIHCAADCDMPDRTLALDWSAGTTGVAGLTEAALGASGIAARVPTIGLGDRVIVVETRFPFVPPLGFGLPPQLFETMMITPPRFAPQLCWETCASGG
- a CDS encoding EAL domain-containing protein, with translation MKASISRTIVSAVIAAAVIGLVLGMVQHQHTLKKAVADVRADTYAATDQIELLLRSLRLSAETVADRLDTGDLATSGQPAMEAIRKENIGLNAVLVIDADGIVVDELFPGGTALGLDVSDRAYFRVHRDGEVHSHYMGAPIRNRFNGAWSLPVSVAVRDSSGAFAGVVTVGVLQDFFAQLKTYLSADDSEIYFRVRPNGAFIALSGEAGAQDFAKGIADVLGGDTVRGEVGAGVTRLNLAGGTAFLRESPSGLFDVVVVRPDAGLQASALAAGVWAGLGAFLLAAIVLLAAVALRWSGAQARQAAEDTRVALDRLNRLADNTPGVLSEFTISETGEIDFVYFSAKMPAMMGITADALMADGRAIVSRVPEDDVGEIFDAFERTARDLKTLTFRHRVLHPETGLRWILATCSPERAANGTIRYFASNVDITDQVEAERRLAEAGEALRIAHERLNTLNNNSATALFEYRISAEGEIDVPYFSDKLPEITGVSRAEIEADGAAFERHVHPDDFFGVHATLEKAGRDLTPVTFKHRLNHPTNGLRWVLASVTPSAQPDGAIVFYSSMLDITDQMSAEERAAQAGEELKRAHEQLNSVANVAPVGIYQFRLCPDGTGDFPYTSGRFEELVGYTREEIAEIRLGVFDRILPEDRERVLATTVESARTLEPWAERFRVQHPDRGVIWLSASSIPRRAKDGSAIFAGALLDVTADVEREEELRRAHRVTEEMRAENERQALHDGLTGLPNRRHYDKTLDERLHSARGDGPQDCVLIRIDLDHFKYVNDTLGHEAGDLVLMRVADVLRDCLRGSDFAARIGGDEFTVLMAPGASEADAIALVERIRAQIEVPLLYEGRQCRFGASFGVAHIAELAQVGEDIQMFADAALYRAKEGGRNRSELFTPDLHRQIQHDRRLAVEIHEALDNDQFVPFFQPQVAAEGGRLVGVETLLRWNHPTDGLLAPDAFMNVAEQLRLVADIDRIMMEKSRDALSRWRARGLIMPKISFNVSSGRMHDPDVVALASEMAAEETKVTFELLESILVEEESEAFKFHLGMLREAGIDIEIDDFGSGHASIIGVMEIAPSALKIDKRIVMPLEDDLRNRSLVRAIVEIAETLGIETVAEGVETQEQADILRGIGCTVLQGYLFAKPLTEEALLAFALGSDRRTA